The following are encoded in a window of Panicum virgatum strain AP13 chromosome 5N, P.virgatum_v5, whole genome shotgun sequence genomic DNA:
- the LOC120673628 gene encoding ras-related protein Rab7: protein MASRRRMLLKVIILGDSGVGKTSLMNQYVNRKFSNQYKATIGADFLTKEVQIDDRLFTLQIWDTAGQERFQSLGVAFYRGADCCVLVYDVNVTKSFEKLNNWREEFLIQASPSDPENFPFVVLGNKIDVDGGNSRTVSEKKAKAWCASKGNIPYFETSAKEGFNVEAAFECIARNAIKNEPEEDMYLPDTIDVGGAGRQQRSSGCEC from the exons ATGGCGTCGCGCAGGCGGATGCTCCTCAAGGTCATCATCCTCGGCGACAGCGG GGTCGGCAAGACGTCGCTGATGAACCA GTACGTCAACCGGAAGTTCAGCAACCAGTACAAGGCCACCATTGGCGCCGATTTCCTCACCAAGGAGGTCCAGATCGACGACCGCCTCTTCACATTGCAG ATATGGGATACGGCAGGACAGGAGCGGTTTCAGAGTCTTGGTGTGGCATTTTATCGGGGAGCTGACTGCTGTGTTCTTGTATACGATGTCAATGTTACCAAGTCATTTGAAAAGCTCAACAACTGGCGTGAGGAATTCCTAATTCAA GCTAGTCCATCTGATCCAGAGAATTTCCCATTTGTTGTACTTGGTAACAAGATTGATGTTGATGGTGGTAATAGCCGGACT GTTTCCGAGAAAAAGGCTAAGGCATGGTGTGCTTCTAAGGGGAATATCCCCTATTTTGAGACGTCGGCTAAAGAAGGCTTCAACGTGGAAGCTGCTTTCGAGTGTATAGCGAGGAATGCTATCAAGAATGAGCCAGAAGAAGACAT GTATCTTCCTGATACAATTGATGTTGGGGGCGCTGGAAGGCAACAACGTTCATCAGGCTGTGAGTGCTAG